One genomic region from Rosa rugosa chromosome 1, drRosRugo1.1, whole genome shotgun sequence encodes:
- the LOC133741522 gene encoding uncharacterized protein LOC133741522: MPPRRRNRRETTPASGDGNAPEGLANALGHIFQQLTAALPGSRTDFTMERARKHGAYSFSHAPDAMDAQNWLNKMERVFTQINCPEDRKVGLAVDFLDGVAFDWWNMTSRDLGNDGPITWEQFKEHFTERYYGTAIRDRMKYEFLHLEKGDKTVTKFEQRFTQLAQFVPDLVGTERERIYRFVDGLGGKYREQLTGVPFNTYSEVVNAALRLETMYLSGVRPRDAGGPSQGPSKRAASTSGSGSSGGGRRVSSDSVTLSDFGGLNMGDGQSEWQFSDGTSQYGGTSEGFHTWRDRPQRWTRDVTCYQCGQQGHYRRDCPTLTQDVTPDVGQGSSHASGGSSSGTSTSSVRGGTQRGSGRRGRPTTQTRLHAMFQREDHVPPYTPDGAFILVKRPPGRLRVKRFK; the protein is encoded by the exons ATGCCTCCTAGACGCCGAAACCGCAGGGAGACTACTCCCGCTTCAGGAGATGGGAATGCTCCTGAAGGACTAGCGAATGCCTTGGGGCATATTTTCCAGCAGCTGACTGCAGCGCTTCCTGGTTCCAGAACCGATTTTACCATGGAGCGAGCGAGGAAGCATGGAGCGTATAGTTTCTCCCATGCTCCTGATGCTATGGATGCTCAGAATTGGCTGAACAAGATGGAGAGGGTTTTTACTCAGATTAATTGTCCGGAGGACCGGAAAGTGGGCTTGGCAGTAGACTTTCTCGATGGTGTGGCTTTTGACTGGTGGAATATGACCAGCAGGGATTTAGGGAATGATGGCCCAATCACTTGGGAACAGTTTAAGGAACATTTTACTGAGCGGTATTATGGTACAGCTATCCGTGACAGGATGAAGTATGAGTTCTTACATTTAGAGAAAGGGGACAAGACTGTGACGAAGTTTGAGCAGCGGTTCACCCAGCTAGCCCAGTTTGTGCCTGATTTGGTTGGCACTGAAAGAGAGCGGATCTATAGGTTTGTTGATGGATTGGGGGGTAAGTATCGTGAGCAGTTGACAGGAGTGCCATTCAATACTTACTCTGAGGTAGTTAATGCTGCTCTGCGACTTGAGACCATGTATTTGTCCGGTGTTCGACCTCGAGATGCGGGTGGCCCTAGCCAGGGTCCATCCAAGAGAGCTGCTTCTACTTCTGGTTCAGGATCTTCTGGAGGTGGTAGACGTGTTAGCTCGGATTCAGTCACCCTATCTGATTTTGGAGGACTTAATATGGGAGATGGTCAGTCTGAGTGGCAGTTCAGTGACGGCACTAGTCAGTACGGTGGTACCTCAGAGGGATTCCATACTTGGAGGGATCGTCCCCAGCGTTGGACGAGGGATGTGACGTGCTATCAGTGTGGACAGCAGGGTCATTATAGGAGGGATTGCCCTACTTTGACTCAGGATGTTACTCCAGACGTCGGTCAAGGTTCTAGTCACGCATCAGGAGGTTCATCTAGCGGCACTTCCACTAGTTCTGTCAGGGGTGGCACTCAACGAGGTAGTGGTCGCCGTGGACGTCCTACGACTCAGACGAGACTTCATGCCATGTTTCAGCGAGAGGATCACGTTCCTCCATATACTCCTGACG GTGCATTTATTCTTGTTAAGAGGCCACCTGGGAGGCTtagggtgaagcggttcaagtgA
- the LOC133727201 gene encoding AAA-ATPase At2g18193-like produces the protein MEGQYCDDHSNFNFKGMMPTAISSFFSAYAPFAGYMFMLKSMNTNFLPYEFKSYIYSYLQSSLSYLLDPLANHITLLIDNPRDHYSDEISQRNLVYDAAEVYLATKINPKTQIFRISKAPKQKVPIIVVTTTQEIADTFENIQVKWRMIFPEEKDRHSHYSRLNKSRFELTFHRKHKDKVINSYIPYVLARAEAIKDAEKTLKLYSYNSKRSSAHYFKPSGGRSQGSDDDDDFAPSSGNWSCADNEHPATFETIAMEPELKRIIIDDLEKFVKRREFYKRVGKAWKRGYLLFGPPGTGKSSLVAAMANHLRFDIYDLELTSISSNDQLRKALMSTTNRSIVVFEDIDCSKESVNRESAESKNFMVSKAESKFTLSGLLNVVDGLWSSCGDERIIVFTTNHKERLDPALLRPGRMDVHIHMSYCTPRGFKTLASNYLGIQDTSEHRLCGEIEALMENTNITPAEVCEELMRGDGDDADAALEGLVNCLKCKRLETKKIEEENKEAKRQKTDNNASEISENW, from the exons ATGGAGGGGCAATATTGTGATGACCAcagcaatttcaatttcaaaggTATGATGCCCACAGCTATATCCTCCTTTTTCTCGGCCTATGCTCCCTTTGCTGGTTACATGTTTATGCTCAAATCCATGAACACCAATTTCCTCCCTTACGAGTTTAAATCATACATATACTCATACCTACAATCAAGCCTCAGCTACCTCCTGGACCCTCTAGCCAATCACATAACTCTCCTCATCGACAACCCTAGGGATCACTACTCGGACGAAATTTCGCAGCGCAACCTAGTCTATGATGCTGCTGAGGTCTATCTTGCCACCAAGATCAACCCGAAAACCCAAATCTTTCGAATCAGCAAAGCACCGAAACAAAAGGTCCCCATCATTGTTGTTACCACCACCCAAGAAATCGCCGACACTTTCGAAAACATTCAAGTAAAGTGGCGCATGATCTTCCCTGAAGAAAAAGACCGTCACAGTCACTACAGTAGGCTCAATAAGAGCCGCTTTGAGCTAACATTCCACAGGAAACACAAAGACAAAGTTATAAACTCGTACATCCCCTATGTATTGGCTCGGGCCGAGGCTATCAAAGATGCAGAAAAGACTCTAAAGCTTTATAGTTACAATAGTAAACGTTCCTCGGCCCATTACTTTAAACCTTCTGGTGGACGCTCTCAAGGTAGTGATGACGATGATGACTTTGCACCTTCTTCAGGCAATTGGAGTTGCGCGGATAATGAGCACCCAGCTACTTTCGAGACAATAGCAATGGAGCCGGAGCTGAAGAGAATTATCATAGATGATTTGGAAAAGTTCGTGAAGAGGAGGGAGTTCTACAAGAGAGTTGGCAAGGCTTGGAAGAGAGGCTACTTATTGTTTGGTCCACCCGGCACTGGAAAATCCAGCTTGGTAGCGGCCATGGCTAATCATCTCCGTTTTGATATTTATGATTTGGAACTCACTAGCATTTCCAGCAACGATCAATTGAGGAAGGCCTTGATGTCTACTACGAATCGTTCTATTGTGGTGTTTGAGGATATTGATTGCAGCAAGGAATCCGTAAACCGGGAATCAGCAGAGAGCAAGAACTTTATGGTTTCCAAAGCCGAATCCAAG TTTACACTCTCGGGTCTGCTGAATGTCGTTGATGGTCTGTGGTCAAGTTGCGGTGATGAGAGAATTATTGTGTTCACCACCAACCACAAGGAGCGGCTAGACCCTGCATTGTTGAGGCCTGGTCGAATGGATGTACACATTCACATGTCGTATTGCACCCCAAGAGGGTTCAAGACCTTAGCCTCGAACTACCTCGGCATTCAGGACACCAGCGAACATCGCCTGTGTGGAGAAATTGAAGCATTGATGGAGAACACAAACATCACCCCTGCAGAGGTTTGTGAGGAGCTTATGAGgggtgatggtgatgatgctgATGCTGCTCTTGAAGGACTTGTCAATTGCCTTAAGTGTAAGAGGCTCGAGACCAAAAAAATAGAGGAAGAAAACAAAGAGGCAAAGAGGCAGAAAACAGATAACAATGCGTCTGAAATTTCCGAGAATTGGTAG
- the LOC133741339 gene encoding AAA-ATPase At2g18193-like → MEEQYYDDHSNSNFKDIMPTAISSFFSAYAPFAGYMFMLQSMNTNFLPYEFNSYVYSKINYLLDPLANHITLLINSSDEDYSDEIYDSGEVYLATKINPKTQIFRISKASKQKVPILGVTTNQEITDTFEDIKVKWRMIFPKENDGYYSSVYKSRMELTFHRKHKDKVINSYIPYVLARAEAIKDAEKTLKLYSYNSKRSSVFKISRGRSHGSDDDDDFAPSSGKWSCIDLEHPTTFETMAMEPELKRMIIEDLDKFVKRREFYKRVGKAWKRGYLLYGPPGTGKSSLVAAMANHLHFNIYDLELTSISSNDKLRKALLSTTNRSIVVFEDIDCSKGSVNRESAEKKFMVSEAKFTLSGLLNVVDGLWSSCGDERIIVFTTNHKERLDPALLRPGRMDMHIHMSYCTPKGFKTLASNYLGIQDTSEHRLCGEIEALVESTNITRAEVCEELMRGGGDGDEADAALEGLVNCLKRKRLETNKIEDEEVGKAKRQKTDYNASEISENW, encoded by the exons ATGGAGGAGCAATATTATGATGACCACAGCAATTCCAATTTCAAAGATATAATGCCCACAGCTATATCCTCCTTTTTCTCGGCCTACGCCCCCTTTGCTGGTTACATGTTTATGCTCCAATCCATGAACACCAATTTCCTCCCTTACGAGTTTAACTCATACGTATACTC aaaaatcaa CTACCTCTTGGACCCTCTAGCCAATCACATAACTCTCCTCATCAACTCTAGCGATGAAGACTACTCGGACGAAATCTATGATTCTGGTGAGGTCTATCTTGCCACCAAGATCAACCCAAAAACCCAAATCTTTCGAATTAGCAAAGCATCGAAACAAAAGGTCCCCATCCTTGGTGTTACCACCAACCAAGAAATCACTGACACTTTCGAAGACATTAAAGTGAAGTGGCGGATGATCTTCCCTAAAGAAAACGATGGTTACTACAGTAGCGTCTATAAGAGCCGCATGGAGCTAACATTCCACAGGAAACACAAAGACAAAGTTATAAACTCGTACATCCCCTATGTGTTGGCTCGGGCCGAGGCTATCAAAGATGCAGAAAAGACTCTGAAGCTTTATAGTTACAATAGTAAACGTTCCTCGGTCTTCAAAATTTCTCGTGGACGCTCTCATGGTTCTGATGACGATGATGACTTTGCACCTTCTTCGGGCAAATGGAGTTGCATCGATCTTGAGCACCCGACTACTTTTGAGACAATGGCAATGGAGCCGGAGCTGAAGAGGATGATCATAGAGGATTTGGACAAGTTTGTGAAGAGGAGGGAGTTCTACAAGAGAGTTGGTAAGGCTTGGAAGAGAGGTTACTTGTTGTATGGTCCACCCGGTACTGGAAAGTCTAGCTTGGTTGCGGCCATGGCTAATCATCTCCATTTTAATATTTATGACTTGGAACTTACTAGTATTTCCAGCAATGATAAGTTGAGGAAGGCCTTGTTGTCTACTACAAATCGTTCTATTGTGGTGTTTGAGGATATTGATTGCAGCAAGGGATCTGTAAACCGGGAATCAGCAGAGAAGAAGTTTATGGTTTCCGAAGCCAAG TTTACACTCTCGGGTCTACTGAATGTCGTCGATGGTCTGTGGTCAAGTTGTGGTGATGAGAGGATTATTGTGTTTACCACCAACCACAAGGAGCGGCTAGACCCTGCATTGTTGAGGCCTGGTCGAATGGACATGCACATTCACATGTCGTATTGCACCCCAAAAGGGTTCAAGACCTTGGCTTCAAACTACCTCGGCATTCAGGACACCAGCGAACATCGCCTGTGTGGAGAAATTGAAGCATTGGTGGAGAGCACTAACATCACCCGTGCAGAGGTTTGTGAGGAGCTTATGAGGGGTGGGGGTGATGGTGATGAAGCCGATGCTGCTCTTGAAGGACTTGTCAATTGTCTCAAGCGTAAGAGGCTCGAGACCAACAAGATAGAGGATGAAGAGGTTGGGAAAGCAAAGAGGCAGAAAACAGATTATAATGCATCTGAAATTTCCGAAAATTGGTAG
- the LOC133741429 gene encoding AAA-ATPase At2g18193-like → MGIKMTSPNLQDLMPTAMSSFFSAYAPFAGYMFMLQSLNTNFIPYQVKSYIYKYFKSSINYLLDPQANHITLLVDCSSQRSYSSGISMAQRNQVYDSAEVYLATKISPKTQVFRITKTSKQKTPKLAVTTTQEITDTFENIKVKWRMIFRSDDDHHYSSDQSARIELTFPRKHKDKVLDSYIPYVLAQAEAIKDAEKTLKLYSYDVKSIHYNRTHGSDDEGYGPSSGNWSCVDLEHPATFETIAMEPELKRMIIEDLDKFVKRREFYKRVGKAWKRGYLLFGPPGTGKSSLVAAMANHLHFNIYDLELTSISSNDELRKALMSTTNRSIVVFEDIDCSKGSVNRESAEKKFMVSEAKFTLSGLLNVVDGLWSSCGDERIIVFTTNHKERLDPALLRPGRMDMHIHMSYCTPRGFKTLASNYLGIQDTSEHHLCQEIERLMESTDITPAEVCEELMRGGGDGDDADVALEGLVTCLKRKRLETNKAEEEEVGKAKRQKQINASEN, encoded by the exons ATGGGAATTAAGATGACTTCTCCAAATTTGCAAGATTTGATGCCCACAGCAATGTCTTCCTTTTTCTCGGCCTATGCCCCCTTCGCTGGTTACATGTTTATGCTCCAATCCTTGAACACCAATTTCATACCTTACCAGGTCAAATCATACATATACAAATACTTCAAATCAAGCATCAACTACCTCCTGGACCCTCAAGCTAATCACATAACTCTCCTCGTCGACTGTTCTAGCCAACGCAGCTACTCCTCCGGAATCTCAATGGCTCAGCGCAACCAAGTCTATGATTCCGCTGAGGTCTATCTCGCCACCAAGATCAGTCCGAAAACCCAAGTTTTTCGAATCACCAAAACATCTAAACAAAAGACCCCTAAACTTGCCGTTACCACCACCCAAGAAATCACCGACACTTTCGAAAACATTAAAGTAAAGTGGCGCATGATCTTCCGTTCCGATGATGACCATCACTACAGTAGTGATCAGAGTGCCCGCATTGAGTTAACATTCCCTAGGAAACACAAAGATAAGGTGTTGGACTCGTACATCCCCTATGTGTTGGCTCAGGCCGAGGCTATTAAAGATGCAGAAAAGACTCTGAAGCTTTATAGTTATGACGTTAAATCCATTCACTACAACCGTACTCATGGTAGTGATGATGAGGGCTACGGACCTTCTTCGGGCAATTGGAGTTGCGTAGATCTTGAGCACCCAGCTACTTTCGAGACAATAGCAATGGAGCCGGAGCTGAAGAGGATGATCATAGAGGATTTGGACAAGTTCGTGAAGAGGAGGGAGTTCTACAAGAGAGTTGGCAAGGCTTGGAAGAGAGGCTACTTGTTGTTTGGTCCACCCGGTACTGGAAAATCTAGCTTGGTTGCGGCCATGGCTAATCATCTCCATTTTAACATTTATGACTTGGAACTTACCAGTATTTCCAGCAATGATGAGTTGAGGAAGGCCTTGATGTCTACTACAAATCGTTCTATTGTGGTGTTTGAGGATATTGATTGCAGCAAGGGATCCGTAAACCGGGAATCAGCAGAGAAGAAGTTTATGGTTTCCGAAGCCAAG TTTACACTCTCGGGTCTACTGAATGTCGTCGATGGTCTGTGGTCAAGTTGCGGTGATGAGAGGATTATTGTGTTCACCACCAACCACAAGGAACGGCTAGACCCTGCATTGCTGCGGCCTGGTCGAATGGATATGCACATTCATATGTCGTATTGCACCCCTAGAGGGTTTAAGACCTTAGCCTCAAACTACCTTGGCATTCAGGACACCAGCGAACATCACCTGTGTCAAGAAATTGAAAGGTTGATGGAGAGCACAGACATCACCCCCGCAGAGGTTTGTGAGGAGCTTATGAGGGGTGGgggtgatggtgatgatgctgATGTTGCTCTTGAAGGACTTGTCACTTGTCTGAAGCGTAAGAGGCTCGAGACCAACaaggcagaagaagaagaggttggGAAAGCAAAGAGGCAGAAACAGATTAATGCATCTGAAAActga